The following proteins are encoded in a genomic region of Hymenobacter siberiensis:
- a CDS encoding transposase → MLTDAHGHRPAIADLGLAEGEHRRFAQRQVDGVWGQVWVKALAGGKFLFLFGTSGLQQLGQRYTKRWTIEQCFQNLKGRGFHLENSHLACHHKLRKLLALVSLAYAFCLAVGQAADRRQPIARKKHGYRATSLSRHGLDIVRQLTRPTTGAQTTANQLAERLLDWIIRQVFYYQILA, encoded by the coding sequence TTGCTGACCGACGCGCACGGCCACCGCCCCGCCATTGCCGACCTGGGGCTGGCCGAGGGGGAGCACCGGCGCTTTGCCCAGCGCCAGGTGGATGGGGTGTGGGGGCAGGTGTGGGTCAAGGCGCTGGCCGGCGGCAAGTTTCTTTTTCTCTTTGGCACCTCGGGCTTGCAGCAGTTGGGCCAGCGCTACACCAAGCGCTGGACCATCGAGCAGTGCTTTCAGAATCTGAAAGGCCGGGGCTTCCACTTGGAAAACAGCCACTTGGCCTGCCACCACAAGCTGCGCAAGCTCCTGGCCCTGGTCAGTCTGGCCTACGCCTTTTGTCTGGCCGTGGGGCAGGCCGCAGACCGACGCCAGCCCATCGCCCGCAAAAAACACGGGTACCGGGCCACGAGCCTGAGCCGCCACGGCTTGGACATCGTGCGCCAACTCACCCGTCCGACGACGGGCGCACAAACAACAGCCAATCAGTTAGCTGAACGGTTGTTGG
- a CDS encoding amidase, translating into MKKLFPSLLLGGACFVAGAFVARPTAPDEITVPILRAAQQVFGLNFNDAQLDSTRRNLTGYRDSYEALRKIPLPNSVAPSVVFDPRPLRMRQAQLAAATTNAGKLPETAKVKLPANRDDLAFYTVRQLSELLRTRQVTSEELTTFFLARLKKYDPRLHCVITLTEDLALQQARQADQEIKAGKYRGPLHGIPFGVKDLFSAKGYKTTWGSVPYKDQTLDEDAAVVERLRAAGAVLCAKLTLGELAQGDVWFGEKTRTPWDVTKGSSGSSAGSASAVAAGLLPFAIGTETLGSIISPSTACGVTGLRPTYGRVSRAGAMALSWTMDKAGPLTRSAEDCAIVLAALCAAGPDARDPATMLAPNRFQYAFGTNIKKLRVGYLKAAFDQNYPTKANDQATLDVLRKLGVELVPLELPAISPGALRFVLTAEGAAAFDDLTRSGRDGQMVLQNRSAWPNGFRSARFIPAVEYLQAQRVRSLLIEQMDAQLKGFDCYIAPSFSANLVLTNLTGQPAIALPNGFTAAGLPTTITFMGQLYEEGTLLALAKAYQDATDFDEKHPPMP; encoded by the coding sequence ATGAAAAAACTTTTTCCCTCGCTGCTGCTCGGCGGCGCTTGCTTTGTGGCCGGGGCCTTTGTGGCCCGTCCCACTGCCCCCGATGAAATTACGGTACCCATTCTGCGCGCCGCGCAGCAGGTTTTCGGGTTGAATTTCAACGACGCCCAGCTCGATTCGACCCGCCGCAACCTCACGGGCTACCGCGACAGCTACGAAGCCCTGCGCAAAATCCCGCTGCCAAACAGCGTGGCACCATCCGTAGTATTCGACCCGCGCCCGCTGCGGATGCGGCAGGCGCAGTTGGCCGCCGCCACCACCAACGCCGGCAAGCTGCCCGAAACCGCCAAGGTAAAGCTGCCCGCCAACCGCGACGACCTGGCCTTTTACACCGTACGGCAGCTGAGCGAGCTGCTGCGCACCCGGCAGGTCACGTCCGAGGAGCTGACCACTTTCTTCCTGGCCCGCCTCAAGAAGTACGACCCGCGCCTGCACTGCGTCATCACCCTCACCGAGGACCTGGCCCTGCAACAGGCCCGGCAGGCCGACCAGGAAATTAAAGCCGGCAAATACCGCGGGCCGCTGCACGGCATTCCCTTCGGGGTGAAGGATTTGTTTAGTGCCAAGGGCTACAAAACCACCTGGGGCTCGGTGCCTTACAAAGACCAAACCCTGGACGAGGACGCGGCCGTGGTGGAGCGCCTGCGGGCCGCTGGAGCCGTGCTGTGCGCCAAGCTCACGCTGGGCGAGCTGGCCCAGGGCGACGTGTGGTTTGGCGAGAAAACCCGCACGCCCTGGGACGTGACCAAGGGCTCCAGCGGGTCGTCGGCGGGCTCGGCCTCGGCGGTGGCGGCGGGGCTGCTGCCGTTTGCCATAGGCACCGAAACACTGGGCTCCATCATTAGCCCCAGCACGGCCTGCGGCGTAACTGGCCTGCGCCCCACCTACGGCCGCGTGAGCCGCGCCGGGGCCATGGCTCTGAGCTGGACCATGGATAAAGCCGGCCCCCTCACCCGCTCGGCCGAGGACTGCGCCATTGTGCTGGCCGCCCTGTGCGCAGCCGGCCCCGATGCCCGCGACCCCGCCACTATGCTGGCCCCCAACCGCTTCCAGTACGCCTTCGGCACCAATATCAAAAAGCTGCGCGTCGGCTACCTCAAGGCCGCGTTCGACCAGAACTACCCCACAAAGGCCAACGACCAGGCCACCCTCGACGTGCTGCGCAAGCTGGGCGTGGAGCTGGTGCCGCTGGAGCTGCCGGCCATCTCGCCCGGCGCGCTACGCTTCGTGCTCACGGCCGAGGGCGCGGCGGCGTTCGACGACCTCACCCGCTCGGGCCGCGACGGCCAGATGGTGCTCCAGAACCGTTCGGCCTGGCCCAACGGCTTCCGCTCGGCCCGCTTCATTCCGGCCGTGGAATACCTGCAGGCCCAGCGCGTGCGCAGCCTGCTTATTGAGCAGATGGACGCCCAACTCAAGGGCTTCGACTGCTACATCGCGCCCTCGTTCAGCGCCAACCTCGTGCTCACCAACCTCACCGGCCAGCCCGCCATCGCCCTGCCCAACGGCTTCACGGCCGCTGGCCTGCCCACCACTATCACCTTCATGGGCCAGCTTTACGAAGAAGGCACCCTGCTGGCCCTTGCCAAGGCCTACCAGGACGCCACCGATTTCGACGAAAAGCACCCGCCAATGCCATAA
- a CDS encoding glycosyltransferase, with the protein MPLPTKPLLFTVTTDLCFDQRMQRICGSLAAAGYRVQLVGWQRPTSPPLTPQPYHQHRLQGWFQKGKFFYLEYNLRLFFYLLGQRAAAWCACDLDTALPMWLRARLGGQPFVYDAHELFTEVPEVVARPAVQRLWRWVEGFIVPRTRLAYTVGPALARVFEQRYGRSFAVVRNVSRLRTDEMLPPTPTAAPPSGYILYQGALNVGRGLESLIDAMPQVAGRLVICGEGDLSAALRGRAERLGLLVSGKVEFRGFVLPGALREVTRHAAVGIMLLENIGLSYYYSLANKFFDYVHAGIPQVLIDFPEYRALNDQFDMAELVSDLEPATLAAALNRLLRDEPARYQHLAENCRRAAPQLSWQHEEQVLLKLFAGLFL; encoded by the coding sequence TTGCCGCTCCCAACCAAGCCGCTACTTTTCACCGTCACCACCGATTTGTGCTTCGACCAGCGCATGCAGCGCATCTGTGGTAGCCTGGCCGCCGCCGGCTACCGGGTGCAGCTAGTGGGCTGGCAGCGGCCTACTTCGCCCCCGCTCACGCCGCAGCCCTACCACCAGCACCGGCTGCAGGGCTGGTTTCAAAAGGGAAAGTTTTTTTACCTTGAATACAACCTGCGGCTGTTTTTTTACCTGCTGGGCCAGCGCGCCGCTGCCTGGTGCGCCTGCGACCTCGACACGGCGCTGCCCATGTGGCTGCGCGCCCGGCTGGGCGGCCAGCCCTTCGTGTACGATGCCCACGAGCTATTTACGGAAGTGCCCGAGGTGGTGGCCCGGCCCGCCGTGCAGCGCCTCTGGCGCTGGGTCGAGGGCTTCATCGTGCCGCGCACCCGGCTGGCCTACACCGTGGGCCCGGCCCTGGCGCGGGTGTTTGAGCAGCGCTACGGCCGGTCCTTCGCCGTGGTGCGCAACGTGAGCCGCCTGCGCACCGACGAGATGCTGCCGCCCACGCCCACTGCCGCGCCGCCCAGCGGCTACATCCTCTACCAAGGCGCGCTGAACGTGGGCCGGGGCCTGGAAAGTCTGATTGATGCAATGCCACAGGTGGCGGGCCGGCTGGTGATTTGCGGCGAAGGTGACCTTTCGGCCGCCCTGCGTGGGCGGGCCGAGCGGCTGGGGCTGCTGGTTTCCGGCAAGGTTGAATTTCGCGGCTTCGTGCTGCCGGGGGCGCTGCGCGAAGTCACGCGGCACGCGGCCGTGGGAATTATGCTGCTGGAAAATATCGGCCTGAGCTACTACTATTCGCTGGCCAATAAATTCTTCGACTACGTGCACGCCGGCATCCCGCAGGTGCTCATCGACTTCCCCGAGTACCGCGCCCTCAACGACCAGTTCGACATGGCCGAGCTGGTGAGCGACCTGGAACCCGCTACATTGGCCGCCGCCCTCAACCGCCTGCTGCGCGACGAGCCCGCCCGCTACCAGCACCTGGCCGAAAACTGCCGCCGCGCCGCCCCCCAGCTCAGCTGGCAGCACGAAGAACAAGTGCTGCTGAAACTGTTTGCTGGTTTGTTTCTTTAG